Proteins co-encoded in one Papaver somniferum cultivar HN1 chromosome 5, ASM357369v1, whole genome shotgun sequence genomic window:
- the LOC113279621 gene encoding uncharacterized protein LOC113279621: MPNKSFVPSVGRAGGLLLLWKDGFSFSIVHQDDKIFHTRIINNPNRGEWCLTCVYGTPYNHEKEAQWSLIQNLGRSINKPWVVIGDLNITFTPSDRNTDCNNITSNDFVDIIKDSDLTDLGFCGKPYTWPSNKHGTCRFKSRLDRALGNSEWFLVYPDSVLKHLHHYGSDHTPILLELSNKNRLSNTRHVFSLWIKITFGDFNKRITDLQSDLSSLQSADVNGSNTEEVIKLESEIRQLNEIEASSNRKKSRDHFYNDMDMNSRWAPGFYQTQCLVVKEDVCKTIQSFFHSGFLLQQLNNTRVSLIPKVQVVNKPEDFRPIALCNTVYKIISKIIALRLKKHIAKIISPMQSAYVPGRLISENICLVQEIVQAMKKKEGLSGHIALKMDMSKAFDRLEWSFLLDILKQFGFSDKFRQLISQCISTT, encoded by the exons ATGCCCAACAAGTCTTTTGTTCCTTCTGTTGGTCGTGCAGGGGGTTTACTCTTGTTATGGAAAGATGGCTTTTCTTTTAGCATAGTTCATCAAGATGATAAGATTTTCCATACTCGAATCATTAATAACCCCAACAGAGGAGAATGGTGCTTAACTTGTGTTTATGGAACTCCCTATAATCACGAAAAAGAAGCTCAATGGTCTCTTATCCAGAATCTTGGTAGGTCTATTAATAAGCCTTGGGTTGTCATTGGTGATTTAAACATCACTTTTACACCCAGCGACAGAAATACAGACTGTAATAATATCACTTCTAATGATTTCGTAGATATTATTAAAGATTCTGATCTCACTGACTTAGGTTTCTGTGGTAAACCCTATACCTGGCCTAGCAACAAACATGGCACATGCCGGTTTAAGTCCAGATTAGATAGAGCCTTAGGAAATAGTGAATGGTTCCTTGTTTATCCTGATTCTGTTCTTAAGCATCTTCACCACTATGGTTCTGACCACACCCCCATTTTGTTGGAACTCTCTAATAAAAATAGG CTATCAAATACTAGACATGTGTTTTCACTCTGGATTAAAATCACATTTGGAGATTTCAACAAACGTATTACTGATCTACAGTCAGATTTAAGTTCACTTCAATCTGCTGATGTTAATGGTTCTAACACGGAAGAAGTCATCAAACTGGAAAGTGAGATCAGACAGCTCAATGAAATTGAAGCGAGTTCAAATAGGAAAAAGTCTCGTGACCATTTTTACAATGATATGGATATGAACTCAAG atgggcGCCTGGTTTCTACCAGACTCAATGTCTAGTGGTGAAAGAAGATGTCTGCAAGACAATTCAATCATTCTTCCACTCGGGTTTTCTTCTTCAGCAACTTAATAACACGAGAGTATCATTGATTCCCAAAGTGCAGGTAGTCAACAAACCGGAGGATTTTCGTCCCATTGCTTTGTGCAATACAGTATACAAGATTATCTCAAAGATAATTGCCTTGAGGTTGAAGAAAcacattgcaaaaatcatctcgcCAATGCAGTCGGCTTATGTTCCAGGCAGACTAATATCGGAAAATATTTGCTTAGTGCAGGAAATTGTGCAAGCTATGAAGAAAAAAGAAGGTTTAAGTGGTCATATTGCGCTTAAGATGGACATGTCCAAGGCGTTTGATAGACTCGAATGGAGCTTCCTTCTAGACATTCTCAAGCAATTTGGTTTTTCAGATAAATTTCGGCAACTTATCTCTCAGTGTATCTCTACAACATAG